One Lutzomyia longipalpis isolate SR_M1_2022 chromosome 4, ASM2433408v1 DNA segment encodes these proteins:
- the LOC129795829 gene encoding odorant receptor 4-like, protein MTIGTLLRMYLTTSEVFNIWEVLSQIVVGSYFAVAMAKMLDIVKNRNNLAAILQEFERLWPSKVNTVNEKDIVERYMMRNTIWMTRYAYLSISCFLTVNSTPLFIMLIEYLTGGNAKLLLPFSAWFPYDEFNPKIYPFTYIYLFYGSHVGSASSICFDVLFCILLSHLSMHYKLLQEEISASVKNIKTDGSETLEDNMRNEVTLMKCIERHQLLIGIRYKIAYIFTNTIFFNFSCSTFNMCIVGFFFMIQESAGKTKFMIMFATLMSQIFLLCWYGQELLENVRNFPQKKCSQDSNDPFLDFLLIYFSELQLK, encoded by the coding sequence ATGACAATCGGGACGCTTCTACGGATGTACCTGACTACGTCAGAAGTCTTCAATATCTGGGAAGTATTGTCTCAAATTGTTGTTGGTTCGTATTTTGCCGTTGCAATGGCCAAGATGTTGGACATTGTCAAGAATCGCAACAATTTGGCGGCAATTCTGCAGGAATTCGAACGTCTGTGGCCGAGTAAAGTTAACACGGTGAATGAGAAGGATATCGTTGAGAGGTACATGATGAGAAATACAATTTGGATGACAAGGTATGCATACCTGTCCATTAGTTGTTTCCTCACCGTAAACTCCACACCACTCTTCATAATGCTCATTGAATACCTCACGGGTGGTAATGCTAAGCTCTTGCTACCCTTCAGTGCGTGGTTTCCGTATGACGAATTCAATCCCAAAATCTATCCCTTCACCTACATCTACCTCTTCTACGGATCTCACGTTGGAAGTGCTTCATCAATTTGTTTTGACGTCCTCTTCTGTATCCTACTTTCGCACCTAAGTATGCACTACAAACTCCTACAAGAAGAGATTTCGGCTTCTGTGAAGAATATCAAAACTGACGGTAGTGAAACATTGGAAGATAACATGAGGAATGAAGTAACTCTGATGAAGTGCATTGAAAGGCATCAGCTACTTATTGGGATTCGTTACAAGATTGCCTACATCTTCACCAATACaatcttcttcaatttctccTGCAGCACATTCAATATGTGCATTGTTGGGTTCTTCTTTATGATCCAGGAAAGTGCTGGGAAGACTAAATTCATGATTATGTTTGCCACACTCATGTCACAGATATTTCTCCTCTGCTGGTATGGGCAGGAATTGCTGGAGAATGTAAGGAacttcccccaaaaaaaatgttctcaagACTCAAACGATCCtttccttgattttcttttgatttatttttcagagcTACAGCTTAAGTGA